Within the Miscanthus floridulus cultivar M001 chromosome 2, ASM1932011v1, whole genome shotgun sequence genome, the region AGATATACATTTTCCTGCAGATACCAAGCTGCAGATTGGAGATTGAGGCCCCTTCCTGATGAAATGATCAAGTACTGTGCATTGATACTCTTTGATATGATGTATTTTTAATATTTCTTTTTATCATTTTCCGCCCCCACTCCAGAGAATAATTTCCACCAAGTGTATCTCATTGTGATTGCTGTGTGCAGATATGCTAGAGAGGATACACACTATCTGCTATATATATATGACCTGATGAGATTGAGACTAGTGAATGAGTCATCAGGTGAAAATGATCTTTTAGAGGTAAATCTTTTTTTCATTAGTGCATTTTCCCTTCTTCCCTGTCTATTGTCCAACTTTACCGGACTTGCTCAGTATTCTCTTCCTCTGGTGTTCTCCCCTAGATTAATGTAGAGCACTGGGGCAGCTAGCTCTGCAATCAATTGTCTATATTAGCAGGGTGGACATTTCTTTATTTTTTCTATTTCATATGTAAATTACTAAATTTTACTGTTTATTAATCTGTGAGATAAGTGTAGTAGGCCCTATTGTATGAAAAAGATGGAGCATGTCTTATAATAAATTAAGATTCACGTCTTACTTACCTGAGTTGTTGCATCTTCGATGTGTGTTTTTATATCTTATTTACTGATTTGGACACTGAGCACATGCATTTTTTCTCATTCCACCCTTATTGCTTACAGATTCACTTTTCCTGCGTGTGTGACCATACATCATATGGGCAGCAGCAACTAAACTGATGTTTCTTTAATTACTGCAGGTTTGCAAGCGCAGCAATGAAATTTGCTTGCAACTATATGAGAAGGAGCAGCTGACTGATACATCATATCTACATATACATGGGTCTGTATTGTGCTCGCTTTAATGCAGCTTTATTCAATAGATTACAAAATCTGTTGAAGTTTTGTAATATTAGTGTATTCAATTGCAGGTTGAAAGAAAATGAGCTGAATGCAAGACAGCTGTCAGTTCTTTCTGTAAGTACATTATTCCTCCTTTTCAGGGCTTCATACTGGCGTTAACCAGGGTGCAACATTGCAAGTTTAAACAATTTACTTgtaatagcaaaaaaaaaacattctaTTACTCGTCATctaatttcttttccttttcccttCCAGAGTCTATATCGATGGAGAGATGGCATTGCCCGTGCTGAGGATGAGAGCACTGGCTATATATTACCCAATAAGACTCTACTTGAGATAGGTTTATTACTAATCTCAACTTATTTAGTTGTATTGCTTTGCTTGCCTTGGCTAATAACTTTGCCCTTGGTTTTTGGATTTATAGCAAAGGAGATGCCTGTGACAAGTGGGAAGTTAAAAAGAATTGTTAAATCAAGAAATTTGTTTCTTGAGCGCCATCTCGGCCATGTTATTAACAATATAAGGGATGCCATAGCAGCTTCTGGTGCTTTTGAAAGTGTAGCGGAGCAGCTGAAGAAGGGAAAGCTGGAAGAGGTTTGTTATCTGATTTTAAGTTAACATCTCTTCCACTTTACTATGAGGTTTCTATTCAGTTTGCTGGATTTCATTTGAACTGCAAATATGGTTTTCTGCAGTTAACAGTGGCAGATGTGAAGAACAGCAGTGACGTCATTGAAATGATTCCTGCTGTTGATGTTGATAACATTGAAGATCCGAATGATGAATCTGCTGTAGTTTCTGCAGTGATTACAAATGTTGGTGCTGCTCCCTGTATGGGGACTATTACAAGCGAAGCTTCTTTGGGTAATATGCATTTAGAGGACGTTTTGCCTGAAACAAAGGACTCGGGTACTTCATCAGGGTTTACTGGACCGGCAGATACGGAAAAACTGAGCAATGACCAGCAGCAAGTAAGAAAAATCATTTTACATATGTGCCTCTGTATTTCTAGTCTTGTATTTAAACAGTTGAATTATCCAGGCAGCAAAGGCTACTGTTCAAGTATCAAAGAGGCCTACAGCTTTTGGAGCTCTGTTTGGAAAACCAGCTGCTGGACGAAGGCCAGATCTTTTCCTAGGGTTTTCAAATGTTCAGGTATTATCTGTTGTACATTTTTCTCTATCAGAACTGTTGATCTCAGTGGTGATGGTATTGAAGCCTTGTATCTAGGAAGATGCACTTTCCATGAATTGAATTACTGCCTGGTTCTGAAATACTGCTGAAAAACATTAAGTGCATCGCTAGAGTTTTGACATGCGTATTTGCAACTCTTTGATGAGCATGCATCAGCACAACATAGTAGAACCTGGGATCGTTGAGTTCATTGATCGGTGATATGCTGGCTTTATTAACTTTGTTTTGCTGTTGTATTAAAGTTGGCATATCGTACAACTCTAGTAGCTTTCGATATGAAATGCTTGATGGCCACGGTTGTCCTGACTTGCGTTGTTTGTGTGACTTCAGGGTAAGACTAAGGTGGACAAGATAGCGTCTTCCGTGGTACTTCCTTTTCATCATTTCTCTGGTGGTGCAAAACCTTCATCAGCCGTCCTTCCAGCAAAAGAATCGTTGCATTCTGAACCAGAAAGCATCCAACACAGTGATCCAACTTGTCAGTTGGAAGAAGTGATACAGTTGGACATGGAAACAGACGAGCCACAACCACCAGAAAATGGCAACGAGGATGGACACTGTGAGACTGAAGACACTGAGATGTCAAAGTCCCCTTCAGATGACCCCTCTGGTACCGAGCAACGATTCCGAACACTCAACGAAGAAAGAAATGTTCAGCAGAATCAGAAGACACCTCGAGAATTCGAATTTAGTGTTCCAGTGGTACCTTTTGATTATGCCGAAGCCAGAAAGAATCTCGTGTCTAGTGAGCCTAAAGCTGAGAGGAGAAAAGACGATGCGGTTGCAAGGGCTATAAATACGGACTCTGGAGATAAGCAGATAGCTTCAAAAAAGCCAGGTGGGGGAGAGAACGAGGGAAATTTCCAGCATCCACGAAGACGGCAGGCTTTTCCGCCTTCAGGCAATAGAAGTGCTACATATCACTAGTAAAGTTGAGATGTATAACTAACGAAATTGGATTATTCCAAAATTATGGGTAAAAGAGTACCCTAAAAGGGTAGCACGCGCTGTATGTTCTATTTGTATTTGGACTGGGGATATCTCACGCAGACAAAACTTGTTATCTGGCCCTTCAATCATGGCTCATGAGAGAGAAACCGTCGAGACTGCTACTGCGCTGCGGTGTCATGATGTGTTACTAACATGAACATGCTAGGTGACTACGAGAACAGTGTTAGGTAGTGCATTATTTTTAATATGTTTGGAACATGAGAATGCCCTGGTATTTCATTAGGATGTACATTTCACAATGTTTTCTGCACGATTATTGTCATGTTTTTGCTTTTGAACTCCAGGGTCCTGTTTTGGTACCGCGCTACAATTTTGCCttgtttgtttcgctgaaattttgTTGCTAttgatgttgatttgttgtgagaggaaaatattgtttctttactttaaaaaaaaaaagtaccTCTGAAAAACAGGGCCTCCTAAACTTCTTTCCAAACGTGCACTGCATTTCTGAACAGGATCCATGTGCGCTCCATCCCGGTTCATTCTTAGTACTCTAATTTGTGCTATCGCCAGGATCCATTTACCCTCCACGCCGGTTCATTCTTAGTACTCTGATTTTGTGCTATCGCGGTGTGCAGAATTTGACCCACATGAATCATATAGCCACTCTTTTTGAAACAGAGGGAGCATGCTATGAGccatgaaaaaagaaaaaactggGTCATTCTAGGGATTTTCGACGCACCATGGTGATGTGCTAAAGGTCTACCTAGCCGTTTGATTCGAGGACAAACTGAGATAAGATGGTTCCGTTCTTCCTCTATTTCAATAATAAGTCATGCTAATTTTATTAGAGTCAAATCATCTCAAATTTGACCAAtattatagagagaattataaagatttatgacttCAAATAGATatgttattatgaaaatataattaatgaaaaatctaataatacttatttgatatcataaatgttattgttttaatatataaatttggtcaaacaaattatttataatttgggatggagggagtagtagtttTCTAGCATATAATTATACTTTATCTGTATTTGGTTAAGAGGATGGAGTCATCTCTGTTTTGCGCAATGTTTAGTGGAGCCCCTGGCCTTACCTGACACAGTACTACTCTACAGCGGCAGCTGGCTGCTGCTGCCCTTCTCCGAAAGAGCCCCGTTCGCGGGTTTTTAAATCCAACTTAACCTGctttttttttttatcta harbors:
- the LOC136539053 gene encoding protein RRP6-like 1 — translated: MEADEASAPPPPPWAQNKSAAAIEASSGPLAAAASRLSARSRALPSSRDFHFYNNFPAFKSPVGAAAAKADASLGVLGVAPLLPTRQQQPFPGGGDLDDAHDWLVALNDDLLERFGASTDEFKALREKEEASGRRAAPDARDGDGFQVVCGKKKKKVGDVGEERVGRVGAFGGSGSVKMVTKDKATAPGVKAKVPFHIRTIPRPQDVHRIVVDNSSKPFEHVLLERSEDGTRFVHPLEKLPVEQLISRNVLDSEPVKPPALDDTPYTFVEDLKTLEVLATKLKDATEFAVDLEHNHYRTFQGLTCLMQISTRTEDFIVDTLKLRKYLGDYLREFFRDPTKKKVMHGAGRDIIWLQRDFSIYVCNLFDTGQASKVLQMDRNSLEHLLHHFCGVTANKEYQAADWRLRPLPDEMIKYAREDTHYLLYIYDLMRLRLVNESSGENDLLEVCKRSNEICLQLYEKEQLTDTSYLHIHGLKENELNARQLSVLSSLYRWRDGIARAEDESTGYILPNKTLLEIAKEMPVTSGKLKRIVKSRNLFLERHLGHVINNIRDAIAASGAFESVAEQLKKGKLEELTVADVKNSSDVIEMIPAVDVDNIEDPNDESAVVSAVITNVGAAPCMGTITSEASLGNMHLEDVLPETKDSGTSSGFTGPADTEKLSNDQQQAAKATVQVSKRPTAFGALFGKPAAGRRPDLFLGFSNVQGKTKVDKIASSVVLPFHHFSGGAKPSSAVLPAKESLHSEPESIQHSDPTCQLEEVIQLDMETDEPQPPENGNEDGHCETEDTEMSKSPSDDPSGTEQRFRTLNEERNVQQNQKTPREFEFSVPVVPFDYAEARKNLVSSEPKAERRKDDAVARAINTDSGDKQIASKKPGGGENEGNFQHPRRRQAFPPSGNRSATYH